The nucleotide window GCCGGAAATGCCGAGTACGCCCGACTTTTTATTCATCAGCGTATCCATTGCCTGCGTAGAAAGCCCCTTCTTTTCCATAACATGCAAAACGATAGCCGGATCAATATCACCGCAGCGCGTACCCATCAAAACACCTGCAAGCGGCGTAAAACCCATGGTCGTATCCACACATTTGCCGTTCTGAATGGCGGCCAGAGAAGACCCGTTGCCGAGATGACAGTTGATAATACGCAGTTCTTCCACCGCTTTGCCCATAACCTTGGCGATCTGGCCGGCGACGTAACGATGGCTCGTGCCGTGGAATCCGTAACGGCGAATACCGTCTTCTGTATATAATTCATAGGGCAGACCGTACATATAAGCCTTGGGCGGCATCGTCTGGTGGAACGCCGTATCAAAAACCGCAACTTGCGGCACCTGCGGCATAATGGCTTTGCAGGCGTTGATACCGATGATATTCGGCGGGTTATGAAGAGGCGCCATGGCCGAACATCTTTCCAGGGCTTTCATGACATCGTCATTGATCAAGGTGGAGCAGGCGAATTCTTCGCCGCCGTGAACGACACGATGGCCTACGGCGTCAATGCTGTCCATCGATTTGATAACGCCGCATTCGCCGTCTGTAAGAATATCGAGAACAAGTTTAACGGCTACATGGTGATCAGGAATAGACTGCCGAATTTCCTTCTTCTGTCCGTTCCATTTGTGGGTCAGCTGCGAATCGGACAGGCCGATCTTTTCCACCAATCCTTTTGCCATGACTTCTTCGTTGTCCATGTTTACCAACTGGTATTTCAAGGACGAGCTACCGCAGTTTACAACCAATACGATCATGCAATTTACCCTCTTTCGTCTGTTTGAATTATTGTAACTGGCCAAAAATACGTTCCGTCACTTCCTCCCCGATGGCATCGCCTTTGGGATACATGTACATGACGTTCCACGTCTGGCCTTTATCTTCAAAGAAGACACTTCGCACGACGAGCGCCATTTTTTTGCCGTCTACCGGTTCGTCATAAGTGCTGTCAATGACAACAGCGTTTCTGCCGCTTACCGTCGTCGCCGAGGTCTTCGTTTGCAGATCCGTAATATCCGGCGTCTGTTTCAGCATGGCCGCCGCATGTTCTGCTGCCGCTTGGGGAGGCGTCGTTGCTGCCGGTTCCGCCGTAGCGATGATATTGATGTGATTGTCACTGCCGATGTACATAAAGCCGCTGGGAATCTGACTCTTTACGCGCCCCAGCTGAAACGGCGTCAAGAGAAAAATTTCCGATTCGGCCGATTTCATCTGCGTATAACCGAAACTGTACTCTTCATCTACAGTTGCCGTACCGCAGCCGGACAGGACCACGGAAATTGCCGTCACCGCCGACAGTGCCAAGATTTTGAAAAACTTCATTCTGCTCACCCTTACATGCTTTCTTTTAACAGACTTTATTCATTATAGCATAAAACAATTCGTTTGCCGACATATTCCCGCAAATTTTTCACGCCCTTGACGGAGCCGATCCGTGATTGCCCGTCTCAGGTATGATATAATGAAAAAAAAGGAGACATATCACCTATGGACAGCATTGCCGTCACGGCAGAATTCAATCCCTTTCATACGGGCCACGCGTATTTACTCCGCACGTTGCGCCAACGGGCAGGCGACCAAAAAGCTATCGTCGTCATCATGAGCGGCTCTTTCGTACAACGCGGCGAGCCGGCGTTGTTTGACAAGCGCCTGCGTGCCTTTTGGGCATTACAGGGCGGCGCCGATTGCGTCATTGAACTGCCGGCGGCCTGCGTCTTGAACAGCGCCCCTTACTTTGCGGCAGCAGCCGTCCGACTCGCGGCAGCGTTGGGCTGTCAAGCAATCGCCTGCGGCACGGAAACGTTATCGGCAGCTGCGATTACGGCCGCTGTCAATCGGGATGATGCCGTATCGGCTCCCGGATGTGACCGCAAAAACGCGACATATGGCACGCGCCTTACGGAAAAATTGTATCGGCAAAATCCGGATTTCGCAGCAGCGCTGACCTTGCCGAACAACCTGCTGGCCTGGGAATACGCCAAGGCCAGCCGCACCTACGCTCCGACGCTTTCACTGCTGACCGTGCCCCGCTGCGGCCGGCATACGGCTGCACTGCAGGACGGTGACTTCGTCGGCGCAACGGCATTGCGCAAAGCCATCGGCAACGGTATCGCCACCGCCGAATACAGCCGCTATATCCCGACGGCAGTACTGCCTTCTCTGTGCGATGCAGTCAAAAACGGCACTTACACGGACTATGCCCGTTATCACGATGCCGTTTTATATGAAAGCCGCCGGCGCTCTCTTGCAGAACTGAAATCGCTGACAGCCTTCGCGGAAGGATTGGAAAATCGTTGGAAAACGGCTATGAATCGTACTGCCGATTGGCAGACGGCACTGGCCGCAATAAAGACGAAACGCTATTCGTACAGCCGCCTTTGCCGCATGAGCGCTTATATCGTACTCGGCCTGCACCAGGAGACGATGAACGCCTTTCTCCGCACAGGGCCGCAATATGCCCGCATTCTGGGCGCCGGCGAACGGGGCAGGCGCTTTTTAAAGGAAGCCAAGGCGATTGCCGGGCTGCCGCTGTTGACCGATTTGTCGAAGCGGGCGGCTTTGACGGAAACGGCACGCGAACAACTGACATACGACCTGTTGGCTGCCGATATGCAGCATTTTTTCTTCTGCCGCAAAGATACCCGCCAAGGCGGCAGCGAATACGTTGAAAAGCCGATTTTGGTATAAAAAAGGAAGCGCCGCAACGGCGCTTCCTTTTCGTCTCTGATCACAGGAAATGTGACGATTCGGCCTGCAGAACGCGTTCCCGCAAAGCCGACAATTCGGCGCTTCTCTGTACCCACATTTCTTCGGGATTGACAAGGCGCAGATATTCGGGCCAAAGCGTATTGATCTCGCTCTCCGCATAGGCCATGATTTCTTTAAGCGACGGCTTTTCATAAACAAGCTTTCCCTTTTGAAAAACAGGCTGCAACATTTTCCGCACGTCGTATGTACCGCCGGCGAGAATGCGGGAACGCCACGGTGTTTTATGACTGGTCAGCTGCAGATCCTCTTCGGCATCAATTGTTTCGCCTTCAAGGATGATAATATCCGCCTTCATCTTACGGCTCGCCTTGTCATAAATGCGCAGCACATTCTTGCGGCCGGGATTGGAAATCTTTTCGGCGTTGTCGCTCATCTTGATTTTCGGCACAAACTCGCCGTCTTCATCTTGGCCGACCAGTTTGAAAACACCGCCCAAAGACGGGCTGTCTTCGGCGGTAATCAAATGCGTGCCGACGCCCCAGGAGTTGATTTCACAGCCCTGGCTCTTTAATACACTGATCAAATTTTCATCCAAATCATTGGACGCGGCAATGACGACATCATTGAATCCCGCAGCTTCAAACATTTTCCGTGCCTCTTTGGAAAGATACGCCAAATCTCCGCTGTCCAGGCGGATACCGTACATTTGCGGCAACGTCCCAGCTGCTCTCATTTCGCTGAAAACGGTAATGGCATCGGGAACGCCCTGCTTTAATGTATTATATGTATCGGCCAAAAGGATTAAGTTATTCGGATAATATTTCGCATAGACTCTGAAAGCTTCCAATTCGCTCGGAAAAGTCATGATCCAGCTGTGCGCCATCGTTCCGAGAATGGGAATGTCGAAAAGGGCGCCGGCAAGAACATTGCTCGTGCCGTTAAAACCGCCGATCATGGCGGACCGGGCGCCATAGACGCCGGCAGCCTTGCCTTGCGCACGGCGCAGGCCGAATTCCATCAAATTATCGCTGCCGGCCACAGTCCGTACGCGGCGGGCTTTCGTCGCAATCAGGCTCTCGTGATTCATGATCATGGACATGCACGTTTCCAGCAACATGGCTTCATCTTTTTTCGTTTCTATGCGCAACAGCACTTCCTGCGGAAACGCTACGGTTCCCTCAGGCATGGCGTAAATATCGCCGGTAAAAGTCAAGCCCTTCAAATAGGCTAAAAATGTATCCGCAAAAATGCCGGTCCTTCGCAGATAAGCCAAATCATCTTCTGTAAACCGAATGTGCTGCACATAGTCGATCAGATGCTCCAACCCCGCTATGACGGTGTAGCCGCCGTGAAATGGATTCGTTCTGTAATATCTGTCAAAGGTACAGGTTTGTCTGTGCTTTCCTTCAAAAAAAAGCCCCTGCATCATGGTCAATTGATATAGATCGGTCAATAATGCTTTCGTATACAACGCGGTCGCCTCCAAATACGTATTGTATTTATTATAACGCAACAGCTCCGGGCAGGCAAATCCATTCCCACGGAAGAACCGATTCTCCGGGCGCTTTACAACGCATGATACAATAATAAGTAACTTCACATGACGAAAGGAAGATACCTAAATTGCTGAAATACAGATTCATGCTCATAACGGCCGCCTTCTTCTGGGGAACGGCCTTCGTCGCTCAACGGGTAAGCACCGGCGCCATCGGCCCCTTCGCCTTCAACGGCATCCGTTTTCTCATCGGCGCCATCGCCATTCTCCCCCTGGTCTGGCGGGCCTTCAGCAAGGGACAGAACACGGCGCCTGCCGGAAGCTGCCGGATACCGGTAGTCGGCGCGGCGGCCATTCTCGGCTTTATTCTCTTCTCCGGCGCGGCGCTGCAGCAGGTCGGCCTGTTTTATACGACTGCCGGCAAAGCCGGTTTTATTACGGCATTGTACATCGTTTTTGTCCCGCTCTTCGGTCTCCTTTTGGGAAATGCGCTGCGCATTTCTCATGTTATCGGCTGCGTACTGGCTTTTGCCGGACTTTATCTCCTTGCTTTTCACGGCGCCGGTGAGGCGATTAATCAAGGAGATGCGCTCGTACTGCTCGGCGTCATTTTCTGGACCCTTCATATTTTGGCCGTAGGCTGCTTCGTTCGGTATTATTCAGGTCTGACCTTGGCGTTCGGCCAATTCATCGGCTGCAGTATCTTCAATCTCCTGGCCATGCCCTTCGCCGGAGAAACATTGACGTTCTCCATGATCAGCGGCGCCATGGTACCTATCCTCTACTGTGGTCTCTTCTCCAGCGGCGTCGGCTTCACATTGCAGATCATCGGACAAGAAAAAGTGCCGCCAACGGAAGCCTCGCTGTTATGCAGTTTCGAAATGATTTTCAGCGCCATTGCCGGCTTCATCCTGATCAATGAACTGATGTCATTCAATGAAGTTATGGGCGCCGTACTGATGACTGTCGGCATCTTTAGCGCACAGATCCCCAGCCGCGCCATTTTTAATGAAAAGAGTTTGCCATAGGACTTTTATCTTGACACCGGATTCATCTTCATGTATACTGATAAAGTCTCTTGGGGGTATAGCTCAGTTGGTTAGAGCGTCACGTTGACATCGTGAAGGTCAGTGGTTCGAATCCACTTATTCCCACCATACGGTCTATCAAATCCATCGCTGCAGCGATGGATTTTTGCATAGGCGATGCTGAAGGAGCGACTCATCATGGCGATTCTTCCTCTTTTTACGACACCGTCCGGTATGGCGGAATGCGAATATGTGATCAAGAAGTCCCGCTTTATCGCGGTTCTTTATGAAGTCGTTTCGGAAGAAGAGATTGCCGCTCGCTTACAGTCGGCTCGAAAGAACTATTGGGACGCCAGCCACAACTGCTATGCTTACTGCCTCGGCGCCAGGGCGGAGTTGCAGAAAGCAAGCGATGACGGTGAACCGTCGGGAACGGCAGGAAAACCGATCCTCGAAGTCTTGAAGGCGCACAGCCTGACCAATGCCCTGATCATCGTGACGCGTTACTTCGGCGGCACCAAGCTGGGTACAGGCGGTCTTATCCGCGCCTATGGGCACAGTGCCGCGCTCGTCGTTGAAGCAGCCAATATTGCCGACCATATTCTCTGCGACGTGCTGACTGTAAAGACAACCTATTCCTCCGTTGACTCGATCGAACGTCTCGCAACGGATTGCAGCGCCGTCATAACCGACCGCAGCTTCACCGACTCCGTCTCCTTTGCGCTGTTCCTTCCGTCAGACACGACAGATTCATTCTTGCAAAAGTTATCCGACGCAACTAACGGCAGCGCTGTCGTAGAAAAAGGCACGCCGAGAATATTGCCGCAGATCCGAAAAAAATAGCCAGCCTATGAAACGATTTCCGCGAAAGGGATCGTTTCTTTTTTTTGCAAAAAAAACACGGCGTATATAATTGTAATTCAAATTTGATTTTGATACAATACAATCAAAGAAAGAGGCGTCACCTATATTCACACAAAAGGAAGAAGGATCATGTCATGAAAGAGAAACTGCTCGCGCATAAAAAAACGCTGCTTCTTCTCGCCATCGTACTGCTGGCAGCCTTTGGCTATTACGCCTATACTGCTGCTCAGAAGGATGACACGGCACTCGTACTGTATGGCAATGTCGATATCCGTCAGGTATCGCTGGCTTTCAACAGCAGCGAACGAATTGAAGAGATGTATGTCGACGAAGGCGACCGCGTCAAAAAAGGCGATGTCTTGGCAAAGCTCGCCACACAGCCGTTGGAATTGCAGATTGCCGCCATGGAAGCGCAAATAGCACAACAAGAGGCTGTCGTGAACAAATTACATAACGGTTCCCGGCCGCAGGAATTGGCCGGTGCACAAGCCTCTACGGCATCAGCGCAGGCTGATGCCGACAATGCGGCAGCAGCATATACCAGACTGCTCACGCTGTATAACCAAGATGCCGTCAGCAAACAAGAGCTTGATAACGGTGAAGCAAGGTATAAAGCTGCCATGGCTAATCTGCAAAACGCGCAGGCTGCCCAGGACTTGACAGCAATCGGTCCTCGTTCGGAAGATATTGCCGCTGCCGAAGCGCAGCTGCAACAGCTGCAGGAGCAATTGAAGCTGCAAAAGTACAACTTAAGCCAAACCACCCTTACGGCTCCGCAAGACGGCGTCATTCGTTCCCGCCTTCTCGAAACCGGGGATATGGCAACGCCGCAAAAACCGGTATTTACGCTTTCTCCGGATTCGGCAAAATGGATCAGAGCCTATGTTTCGGAAAATCGCCTCGGTGAATTGTATGAAGGTAAACAGGCCTTCATCCACATTGACAGCTTTCCTGACAGAAAAATCATCGGCCAAGTGGGATATATTTCCAACACTGCGGAATTTACGCCGAAAACGGTACAAACGGAAGATTTGCGCAGTGCTCTTCTTTATGAGGTCCGTATTTATGTAACCGATGAGGACAATATACTGCGCATGGGGATGCCGGCTACGATTACCTTTTGAACAAGGTCCTGAGTGAAGAAGGGATATACGTCATGACGACTGCTATTGCTTTCACTGCAAACCATATACGCAAAGAATTTTACGATGCCCCTGCAAAAAAAACGATAGAAGCGCTGAAAGACATTTCGCTCACTGTTCCGGCCGGACAGATCACCGCCATCATCGGCCCCGACGGAGCCGGCAAGACTACACTGCTGCGTCTTATCTGCGGTCTGCTTGCGCCTACTGCAGGTTCGCTTTCCGTCTTAGAAACCGATGTCCTCAGCGATCCCCAAGCTGTACAAGACCGCTTGAGTTACATGCCGCAGCGTTTTGGCCTGTACGAAGATCTGAGCGTCGCCGAAAACCTCACATTATACGCCGACCTGCACGGCGTATTGCAGGAAGATCGGCAGAAGCGTTTCGCAAAACTGCTACACATGACTGGTCTGACAGCCTTTACCGACCGCCTTGCCGGCAAGCTCTCCGGCGGCATGAAACAAAAACTGGGCCTTGCCTGTACCTTAGTCCGTTCGCCGGATTTGCTCATTCTCGATGAACCGACAGTCGGCGTCGATCCGTTGTCGCGGCGGGAGCTTTGGGAAATCCTGCAAACCTTACAGCGCGAAGAAGGATTGTCCATTTTAGTCAGTACGACCTATATGGACGAAGCGGAAAGATGCAGCCATCTCATCATTTTGTACGAAGGTTCCATTCTTCGTGAAGGCACGCCTGTTGAAATCAGCGCCTTATCGGCAGGCTTAGTTTTCAACGTAACTCCGCCGCCGCAAGTTCCGTCCCGCATTGTTCAAGCAGCGCTGCTCGATGATAAGGAGCGGGTCATAGATGCCGTGCCCGACGGATCTACAGTCCGCTTTAGCCTATATCGGCAAGACCAACTGCCGCAGCTTGCGCTTTTAAAGAAATATCCGCAACTGACGGCCGCACCCATTTCATCACGTCTGGAAGACAGCTTTATGATGCTCCTCCGGCAAGCGGCACAAACGAAAGAAAGTACGGCGGCTTTTCCTGTTTCCTACAAAGACTCTTATGAACTGCCACCGGAAATCGTCATTGAGGTCCGCCATTTAGTTCGCAAGTTCGGTGATTTTACAGCCGTTTCCGATTCTTCTTTTCAAGTCCGTCGCGGCGAGATATTCGGTCTTCTCGGACCCAACGGCGCCGGTAAATCGACGACTTTCCGCATGCTCTGCGGTCTGCTGCCGGCCACGAGCGGAACGCTTTCCGTCGCCGGCACGGATCTGCGTACAGCACGCGCTGCCGCCAGAGCGAATGTCGGCTACGTTGCCCAAAAGTTTTCCCTCTACCCGACACTGTCGGTAAAAGAAAATCTCGAATTTTACAGCGGCATTTACGGCCTGCGCCGTAAAGAAGCGGTACAGCGCATTGCCGAAGTGACCGAGCAATTTGAGCTTACAGACTATTTTCTCACACCTGCCGGCATTCTTCCGGGAGGCTTCAAACAGCGTCTTTCCATGGCCGCCGCCTTGCTCCATAAGCCGCCGCTTCTTTTTCTGGATGAACCGACAAGCGGCATCGATCCCTTGGCGCGACGCACCTTTTGGCGGCGCATCACGTCCCTTGCCGATACGGGCACAACGATTATCGTCACGACCCACTTCATGGAAGAAGCCGAATATTGTGACCGCATGATGATTCAAGACCACGGCACTATTCTCGCCTTGGGAACACCGCAGGAGATTCGCGGCAGTATCGGTCAAAACGCCACGATGAACGAAGCCTTCATTGCCATTGTAGAACAGTCCCGAAAAGAGGCGGAGCAACCATGACGAACTTTTCACGCCGCATGAAGGCACTCATCAAAAAAGAATTTCTCCAAATGTTCCGCGACCGCAGCAGTCTGATTATCGGCATTATCGTCCCGATCATGATGATCCTCCTCATCGGTTTCGGTATGTCCTTTGACGTCAAGAACATTCCCGTTGCCGTCGTTCTGGAAGACACGTCGCCGACAGCGCAGGATATGGTCAGCTTTCTCGACGGATCGGACTACTTTTCGCCTTATTATGTTACATCACTGCATGAAGGCGAAGCGTTGCTGGATCATCGAAAAGCAGAAGCGATCCTCATCATTCCTTCCGATTTTACGGAAAGTCTTGCTAAAGGAACGGGCAGTGTCCAAATTATCACTTACGGCGTCGACGCCACTACGGCACGAACAGCCGGCGGTTATTTGGAAAGCGGCATTGCCCAATGGTCGGCCGAACACAGCGGCACCTATCTGCCGGAACTCACGCCGCGCGGCTCGATCAATATTATCAGCCGCCAATGGTTCAACGACGCGAACACGAGTACGTGGTTCTTTATCCCGGGGCTGATCGTCATCGTCCAGACATTGGTAGGGGTCTTTCTCACTACCCTGGTCATGTCGCGAGAATGGGAACGAGGCACACTGGAGTCCCTGTTCATTACACCTGTCCGTCCGCTTGAGATCGTGCTGGCCAAGATGATTCCGTATTTCTGCATTTCTTTTTCCGGCTTTATGCTCTGCATCTTTGCATCTCGTTTTCTCTATCATGTGCCGATGCACGGCCCGCTGTGGATCATCATCTTCGCTTCAATGGAATTTATTTTTGTATCTCTCGGCATGGGACTTACAATTTCTTCAGTCCTGAAAAACCAATTTCTCGCCTGCCAAATTGCCCTTACTGTCAGTATGCTGCCAACGGTCATGCTCAGCGGTTTCATATTCGATCTCCACAATGTGCCTTTCGCGATTAATGTCATCGGCCACCTAGTGCCGGCAACGTACTATATGGAACTGCTGAAATCGCTCTTCCTCGCCGGCACGAACTGGTTCATTATCACGCGGAACTGCTCGGTCCTTGCCGCCTATGCCGTTCTTTTCACGGCCCTGTCTTTTATTGTAACGAAAAAGAGGCTTTGACTTATGAACCGATACCTCGCTTCGCTCTCGATCATTCTCCATCTGATCCGCAAAGAATTTCTAACGACGCTGAAAGACTCCAAAAGCCGCGTCATTCTTTTGCTGCCTGTGCTGGTTCAGGGATTTCTTTTCGGCTATACGGCTACATATAACTTGAATGACATTCCTTATGCCCTTGTGGATCAGAGCCACAGTGCCTACTCCGCGGCGTTCCTAAGCAAGCTAGACGGCAGCGGCATTTTCACGCGCCGCCAGAATCTGTCCGGCACAGCGGACATCGCAGCGGCAGTCGACTCCGGCGATGTCTTGGCAGTGGTTACGATTCCCGCCGATTTTGCCGACCGCATTGCTGCCGGCGAAACCGCCGCGGTTCAAGTGATTACCGACGGAAAAAACATTATGTCCTCCGCCATGACGGTATCCTATACGGCAGCCGCAGCCGCCTCATATACACAGGAACTGCGTCAAAGCCCTCCGCTCATTACGGTACAAACGATTTCCTGGTACAATCCCAATCTGATTTCCCGCTGGATGTTTCTCCCCTCTCTCATCCCCATGATCGCCCTGACACAAGTCATGATCTTGGCCGGATTATCCGTTGCCAGAGAAAGAGAACAGGGAACGTTTGAGCAGCTTCTCGTCACACCGCTGCGCCCCGGCGAAATTCTCATCGGGAAAGCCGTTCCGCCTATCGTCATTGGTCTGGTGCAAGCTACATTGATGCTCTGCATCGCTGTTTTCTGGTTTCACGTCGCCATGGTCGGCTCACTGGCGCTCTTCTACATCACGGTCTTTTTATTCCTCATCAGCTGCGTCGGCATTGGACTATCCATTTCGGCAGTAGCTCAAAACATGCAGCAAGTCATGGTCTATTGTTTTGTTTTCCTGCTGCCCATGCTGCTTCTTTCCGGGTTGGCGACACCGGTCCGCAACATGCCGGATATCCTGTATTATGCAACCTATGCTAACCCGACACGTTTTGCCATTGAAGCGATCCGACGCATTTATCTGGAAGGCGCCGGTCTCAGTCTGATTTGGCGCAACTTCATCCCTATGCTCAGCATTGCTGCCGTTACGCTCCCTGCAGCAGCGTGGCTGTTCCGCCACAAGTTGTCGTAAAGAAGGTACCCCTATGAAAACAGCAACACACCGCGAAGACGGTAAGGAAACGAGAAATAAAATACTCATCTGCGCCGGTCATCTCATTGCCGCCAATGGCTACAGCAAAACGACAAGCAAGCAGATCTGTGAAGCGGCTCAAGTCAACATAGCCGCCGTTAACTATCATTTTGGCAGCCGTGACGGTCTGTACATCGCCTTATTAGAAGAAGTGCAAAACTACCTGCTCAGCATGGATGAACTGACGGCCATCTGTCAGTGTACCGCTTCATCCAGAGAAAAGATTGCATCCGTCATCAGTCGCCTTCTGGAAGCGGACTTTGCCGAAGATAACTGGCAAATACGCCTGTGGCTGAAAGAGATGCTGGCGCCGTCACCGTTTATCGGACAAATCCTGACGAGCAAAGCGCTCCCGAAAATGGAAATGATTCTTTCTCTTTTCAGCGACTATCTGGGCTACGATAAGAAAGATCCTCGTCTCTACGGCGCCATTGTCAGTATGATGTCACCCTTTCTCGTTTGCCTCTTGGGGCAAGATAACCCGCTGCTTCCGTATTTGCCTGCTCATTACAGTCAGAAAACCTTTATTCCCATCATCAAAGAAAACGCCCTGCGCGTCTTGGATTGTCTACGAAAAGAAAACACCTGCCCAAAAGGCTGATACCTTGTATCGGCCTTTTTTTATATCATGCTCCTGCCGCAACTTGGACGCACCTGTCCGCTCCATATTATTTTAGCTTTTGTCTCATGTATAACGCCGCGCCGGCGATTTCGCCGCTCACAAAAATCAAAAAGACAAATTCTTTTTATTTTTATTTGACTTTTTGACTTTAACAGGTATAATGATACTTGAAGAGAGTTCCAATCGCTCTTGCTCTATGACAGCACGTCCCAAAGACGGCACGATGAAAGGAGTCTTTATCATGGGAAACGAAAAATATACACAGAAAGTTATGGAAGCATTTCAGGAAGCGCAGCAAACAGCGGCCCTCCACTATCATCAGCAAATCACGGCAGTCCACCTTCTCTTG belongs to Megasphaera vaginalis (ex Bordigoni et al. 2020) and includes:
- a CDS encoding TetR/AcrR family transcriptional regulator, with protein sequence MKTATHREDGKETRNKILICAGHLIAANGYSKTTSKQICEAAQVNIAAVNYHFGSRDGLYIALLEEVQNYLLSMDELTAICQCTASSREKIASVISRLLEADFAEDNWQIRLWLKEMLAPSPFIGQILTSKALPKMEMILSLFSDYLGYDKKDPRLYGAIVSMMSPFLVCLLGQDNPLLPYLPAHYSQKTFIPIIKENALRVLDCLRKENTCPKG
- a CDS encoding ABC transporter permease, whose amino-acid sequence is MNRYLASLSIILHLIRKEFLTTLKDSKSRVILLLPVLVQGFLFGYTATYNLNDIPYALVDQSHSAYSAAFLSKLDGSGIFTRRQNLSGTADIAAAVDSGDVLAVVTIPADFADRIAAGETAAVQVITDGKNIMSSAMTVSYTAAAAASYTQELRQSPPLITVQTISWYNPNLISRWMFLPSLIPMIALTQVMILAGLSVAREREQGTFEQLLVTPLRPGEILIGKAVPPIVIGLVQATLMLCIAVFWFHVAMVGSLALFYITVFLFLISCVGIGLSISAVAQNMQQVMVYCFVFLLPMLLLSGLATPVRNMPDILYYATYANPTRFAIEAIRRIYLEGAGLSLIWRNFIPMLSIAAVTLPAAAWLFRHKLS